The following are encoded in a window of Artemia franciscana chromosome 19, ASM3288406v1, whole genome shotgun sequence genomic DNA:
- the LOC136039105 gene encoding ankyrin-2-like, producing the protein MVSKTRVKKKEINFTYLHKAAKKHGSVSICKRFIQAGTPVRIIVDRKDMTALHKAIIYGHYDVVKWLLDNGANSNSLSFSFGFWWTPLQIAAVRGNIGICELLIKAGAEIDAVRKVDGATALWIAVACCRFIDGYNVVKCLLENGANPNVRTSCGGYFTTALHIAAESGNIRICELLIKAGAEIEVACNVYSVKVISIRTGGSRSEVVKGLLENIANPNRRIFWVGFLRTPLQIAAVAGNIGICELLVRAGAQINGVDGCDESPLLSVIELRPKLKSRLEYYENYFSVVEYLLKNGANANYKSRDGRKPLHQAVSHNLPQVCQLLVSFGAGVSRPLVWAFQLKRYNIIKYLLKKNTKLNKFENVNKDELDENFLNLADKAVQKEDIEMLQFLIRCENSPLDREWICSKIRNTILKDRTHKKLQFLLSLSYTHPTFGETNSGLTAVCRNNIRKNLGRVQTFGKINKLKIPKTVKRYLASDSLLRHICKGTLINNNQPMKARKNAEQLLWHLNCLY; encoded by the coding sequence ATGGTGTCAAAAACGCgtgttaaaaagaaagaaattaactTTACATACTTGCATAAAGCTGCAAAAAAACATGGTAGCGTGAGTATTTGTAAGCGGTTCATTCAAGCCGGAACACCAGTTCGCATAATTGTTGACAGAAAAGATATGACGGCTTTACACAAAGCTATAATATATGGTCATTACGACGTTGTTAAATGGCTTCTAGACAATGGAGCAAATTCAAATTCCCTTTCTTTTTCGTTTGGGTTTTGGTGGACACCCTTGCAAATAGCTGCCGTAAGAGGTAACATTGGTATTTGTGAGCTGCTCATTAAAGCTGGGGCAGAAATAGATGCAGTTCGCAAGGTAGATGGAGCAACAGCTTTATGGATAGCTGTAGCATGCTGTCGATTTATTGATGGCTATAATGTTGTTAAATGCCTTCTAGAAAATGGAGCCAACCCAAATGTAAGGACTTCTTGTGGTGGATACTTTACGACAGCCTTGCATATAGCTGCAGAATCAGGTAACATTCGTATATGTGAGTTGCTCATTAAAGCAGGCGCAGAAATAGAAGTAGCTTGCAATGTATATAGTGTGAAAGTCATATCAATTAGGACAGGTGGTAGCCGCTCTGAAGTTGTTAAAGGCCTTCTCGAAAATATAGCAAACCCAAATAGAAGGATTTTTTGGGTTGGCTTCTTAAGGACTCCTTTGCAAATAGCTGCAGTAGCAGGTAACATTGGTATTTGTGAGCTGCTTGTTCGGGCAGGTGCACAGATAAATGGTGTGGATGGATGTGACGAATCACCTTTATTGTCTGTCATAGAGCTGAGACCCAAATTGAAATCAAGACTCGAATATTACGAAAACTACTTTTCTGTGGTTGAATACCTTCTGAAAAATGGAGCAAATGCAAATTATAAAAGTCGGGATGGTCGGAAGCCATTACATCAGGCTGTTTCACATAATTTGCCTCAAGTTTGTCAGTTACTTGTTTCATTTGGAGCTGGTGTTTCCAGACCTTTAGTATGGGCTTTTCAACTTAAACGGTACAATATAATCaaatacctgttaaaaaaaaacacaaaattgaacaaatttgaaaacgtAAATAAAGATGAACTAGATGAAAACTTTCTCAATTTAGCTGACAAAGCCGTACAGAAGGAAGATATAGAAATGTTACAATTTTTGATAAGATGTGAGAATTCTCCATTAGACCGTGAATGGATTTGTAGTAAAATAAGGAATACAATCCTGAAGGATAGAACACATAAGAAGCTTCAATTTCTCCTATCTTTAAGTTATACTCATCCTACCTTTGGAGAAACTAACTCTGGACTGACAGCCGTGTGTCgaaataatataagaaaaaatctaGGGCGAGTTCaaacatttggaaaaataaacaagctaAAAATCCCAAAAACGGTGAAAAGGTACTTGGCTTCCGATAGCTTGTTAAGACATATTTGTAAAGGAACGCTTATAAACAATAACCAGCCAATGAAAGCCCGCAAAAATGCAGAACAGCTTTTGTGGCACTTAAATTGCCTTTACTAG